In Actinoplanes derwentensis, the following proteins share a genomic window:
- a CDS encoding LacI family DNA-binding transcriptional regulator, translating into MARRCGVSVATVSRVFNMPEVVSQQTRQLVLDMAAEIGYLPNESARTLATKKSNMVGLVWDTDHRRPGWRHPFLQDILVALKSALSAHGLHLLMLAPDQNAGPDSRQRFLRAVHRHNVDGVVIIDNGSRDPAVLALADAEVPCVALDLRFTGPTCTYITSDNAGGGRQAAQHLIELGHRHIATITGPMPTWPAVQRLDGFRSALVSSGITLADDDVVAGDWYLDSGYTAMKQLISRAPRATAVFAAGDEMAVGALRAAHEAGLRVPDDIAIIGFDDIEVAALVPPGLTTIAQDKTGIGTAAAEAIMTMLQGTAAQPEPTILPTDLIVRGST; encoded by the coding sequence GTGGCACGTCGGTGCGGCGTTTCCGTCGCCACCGTCTCGCGGGTCTTCAACATGCCGGAGGTGGTCAGCCAGCAGACACGGCAGCTCGTGCTCGACATGGCCGCCGAGATCGGCTACCTGCCGAACGAATCGGCCCGCACCCTCGCGACGAAGAAGTCCAACATGGTCGGCCTGGTCTGGGACACCGACCACCGCCGCCCCGGCTGGCGGCACCCGTTCCTGCAGGACATCCTGGTCGCGTTGAAGAGCGCGCTGAGCGCACACGGCCTGCACCTGCTGATGCTCGCCCCGGACCAGAACGCCGGCCCGGACAGCCGGCAGCGCTTCCTGCGCGCGGTCCACCGGCACAACGTGGACGGCGTCGTCATCATCGACAACGGCAGCCGCGACCCGGCCGTGCTGGCGCTCGCCGACGCCGAGGTGCCGTGCGTCGCCCTGGACCTGCGGTTCACCGGCCCGACCTGCACCTACATCACCTCCGACAATGCCGGGGGCGGTCGCCAGGCCGCACAGCACCTGATCGAACTCGGTCACCGGCACATCGCCACCATCACCGGACCGATGCCGACCTGGCCGGCCGTCCAGCGCCTCGACGGCTTCCGGTCCGCGCTCGTCTCATCCGGCATCACCCTCGCCGACGACGACGTGGTGGCCGGCGACTGGTACCTGGACAGCGGCTACACCGCGATGAAGCAGCTGATCAGCCGTGCTCCCCGGGCGACTGCGGTGTTCGCGGCCGGCGACGAGATGGCGGTCGGGGCACTGCGGGCGGCACACGAGGCCGGACTGCGTGTGCCGGACGACATCGCGATCATCGGATTCGACGACATCGAGGTGGCCGCGCTCGTGCCGCCGGGACTGACCACGATCGCCCAGGACAAGACCGGGATCGGCACCGCGGCCGCCGAAGCGATCATGACGATGTTGCAGGGCACGGCAGCCCAGCCGGAACCGACGATACTGCCGACCGACCTGATCGTGCGTGGCTCGACCTGA